A stretch of Mercenaria mercenaria strain notata unplaced genomic scaffold, MADL_Memer_1 contig_3813, whole genome shotgun sequence DNA encodes these proteins:
- the LOC128553424 gene encoding trichohyalin-like, which yields MGSANAIEYQRKLVVRQKEQELEFLMEKKRLSDEVESFKQQLNEDMIRKKTEMRQSHDMIEEIERKDMEMRIRKEMEESIRKELEVKMLSGAKEEQRKREESERRKLLDIEREMEARNRKEIEERRRKGEEREKSLKLRREKQMKEEDELMKSIYRLKVREEEVNAEQETESADDEEGKEIEERIRRLREEKESLEKRHKERSGKAKEDMKEQKDEEDTRRLLSKPKIPQFDGNQFEELEITRLIETKLYKEYILAQDVRNSITEKARNVLLTLKPSASTKEILKKMEDIYGNIRSGDSIIHDFYSAKQTTGEPCSEWGVRRETLFYQALEKGEIEESKKDLKLKERFWRGLLSEKIKIAI from the coding sequence ATGGGTAGTGCAAATGCGATAGAGTATCAAAGGAAGTTAGTTGTAAGACAGAAAGAGCAGGAGTTAGAGTTTTTGATGGAGAAGAAAAGATTATCAGATGAAGTGGAATCATTTAAACAGCAATTAAATGAGGATATGATaaggaaaaaaacagaaatgagACAAAGTCATGACATGATAGAGGAGATAGAAAGGAAAGATATGGAAATGAGAATTAGAAAAGAAATGGAGGAAAGTATCAGAAAAGAATTGGAAGTAAAAATGCTAAGTGGTGCAAAGGAGGAGCAACGAAAACGGGAGGAATCGGAAAGAAGGAAGCTGTTAGATATTGAAAGAGAAATGGAAGCAAGAAACCGAAAGGAAatagaagaaagaagaagaaaagggGAAGAAAGAGAGAAATCATTGAAATTAAGGAGAGAGAAGCAAATGAAGGAGGAAGATGAGCTGATGAAAAGCATATATAGACTTAAAGTTAGAGAAGAAGAAGTAAATGCTGAACAAGAGACGGAAAGTGCTGATGATGAAGAAGGAAAAGAAATAGAGGAGAGGATACGAAGATTAAGAGAAGAAAAAGAAAGCTTGGAAAAGAGACATAAGGAGAGAAGTGGGAAAGCAAAAGAGGATATGAAGGAGCAGAAAGATGAAGAAGATACGCGAAGATTACTCAGCAAGCCTAAAATACCTCAGTTTGATGGAAACCAGTTTGAAGAATTGGAAATAACAAGACTAATTGAAACAAAGCTTTACAAGGAATACATACTGGCCCAAGATGTAAGAAATTCGATAACTGAAAAAGCAAGAAACGTTCTACTTACTCTTAAACCATCAGCTTCCACTAAGGAGATACTGAAGAAAATGGAGGATATCTATGGAAATATTAGAAGTGGAGACTCCATCATACATGATTTTTACTCGGCAAAACAGACCACAGGAGAGCCGTGTTCAGAATGGGGTGTTAGAAGAGAGACACTATTCTATCAAGCACTAGAAAAAGGAGAAATAGAAGAATCAAAGAAGGATTTAAAGTTAAAAGAGAGATTTTGGAGAGGTCTGTTGTCGGAGAAAATCAAGATAGCTATATAG